The following coding sequences lie in one Hippopotamus amphibius kiboko isolate mHipAmp2 chromosome 17, mHipAmp2.hap2, whole genome shotgun sequence genomic window:
- the SLC25A35 gene encoding solute carrier family 25 member 35 isoform X3, with translation MDFLMSGLAACGACLFTNPLEVVKTRMQLQGELQARGTYQRHYRNVFHAFITIGKVDGLAALQKGLAPALLYQFLMNGIRLGTYGLAEAGGYLHTAEGTLSPVRSAAAGALAGVTGAYLGSPIYMVKTHLQAQAATEIAVGHQYSHQIFPPQSWKVALAAAMISGIAVVLAMTPFDVVSTRLYNQPTDAQGKGLMYRGWLDALLQTVRTEGIFGMYKGIGASYFRLGPHTILSLFFWDQLRTLYYTYTK, from the exons ATGGACTTCTTGATGAGTGGCCTGGCAGCCTGCGGGGCCTGTTTGTTCACCAATCCCCTGGAAGTGGTGAAGACCAGGATGCAGCTGCAGGGAGAACTGCAGGCCCGCGGCACCTACCAACGGCACTACCGAAATGTCTTCCATGCCTTCATCACCATCGGCAAGGTGGATGGCCTGGCGGCCCTGCAGAagggcctggcccctgccctcttATACCAGTTCCTGATGAATGGCATCCGGCTGGGCACCTACGGGCTGGCTGAAGCTGGGGGCTACCTGCACACAGCTGAAGGCACCCTTAGCCCTGTCCGCAGCGCAGCAGCTGGGGCCCTGGCTGGGGTCACGGGAGCCTACTTGGGGAGCCCCATCTACATG GTGAAGACACACCTACAGGCACAGGCAGCCACAGAAATTGCTGTGGGGCACCAGTATAGCCATCAG atATTTCCACCCCAGAGCTGGAAGGTGGCTCTGGCGGCTGCCATGATAAGTGGCATTGCAGTGGTCCTGGCCATGACACCCTTTGATGTGGTCAGCACAAGGCTCTACAACCAGCCCACAGATGCTCAGGGCAAG GGCCTCATGTACCGGGGGTGGCTGGATGCTCTGCTGCAGACGGTGCGGACAGAGGGCATTTTTGGCATGTACAAGGGTATAGGTGCCTCCTACTTCCGCCTTGGCCCCCACAccatcctctccctcttcttctgggaccagCTGCGCACGCTCTACTACACATACACCAAATAA
- the SLC25A35 gene encoding solute carrier family 25 member 35 isoform X2: MDFLMSGLAACGACLFTNPLEVVKTRMQLQGELQARGTYQRHYRNVFHAFITIGKVDGLAALQKGLAPALLYQFLMNGIRLGTYGLAEAGGYLHTAEGTLSPVRSAAAGALAGVTGAYLGSPIYMGMFQALTKIGQKHGLVGLWRGSLGALPRVVVGSSTQLCTFSSTKDLITQWEIFPPQSWKVALAAAMISGIAVVLAMTPFDVVSTRLYNQPTDAQGKGLMYRGWLDALLQTVRTEGIFGMYKGIGASYFRLGPHTILSLFFWDQLRTLYYTYTK; the protein is encoded by the exons ATGGACTTCTTGATGAGTGGCCTGGCAGCCTGCGGGGCCTGTTTGTTCACCAATCCCCTGGAAGTGGTGAAGACCAGGATGCAGCTGCAGGGAGAACTGCAGGCCCGCGGCACCTACCAACGGCACTACCGAAATGTCTTCCATGCCTTCATCACCATCGGCAAGGTGGATGGCCTGGCGGCCCTGCAGAagggcctggcccctgccctcttATACCAGTTCCTGATGAATGGCATCCGGCTGGGCACCTACGGGCTGGCTGAAGCTGGGGGCTACCTGCACACAGCTGAAGGCACCCTTAGCCCTGTCCGCAGCGCAGCAGCTGGGGCCCTGGCTGGGGTCACGGGAGCCTACTTGGGGAGCCCCATCTACATG ggcaTGTTTCAGGCACTAACCAAGATTGGCCAGAAACATGGTCTGGTGGGGTTGTGGCGTGGGTCCCTGGGCGCCCTGCCCCGAGTTGTCGTCGGTTCCTCCACCCAGCTGTGCACCTTCTCATCCACCAAGGACCTCATCACCCAGTGGGAG atATTTCCACCCCAGAGCTGGAAGGTGGCTCTGGCGGCTGCCATGATAAGTGGCATTGCAGTGGTCCTGGCCATGACACCCTTTGATGTGGTCAGCACAAGGCTCTACAACCAGCCCACAGATGCTCAGGGCAAG GGCCTCATGTACCGGGGGTGGCTGGATGCTCTGCTGCAGACGGTGCGGACAGAGGGCATTTTTGGCATGTACAAGGGTATAGGTGCCTCCTACTTCCGCCTTGGCCCCCACAccatcctctccctcttcttctgggaccagCTGCGCACGCTCTACTACACATACACCAAATAA
- the SLC25A35 gene encoding solute carrier family 25 member 35 isoform X1 gives MDFLMSGLAACGACLFTNPLEVVKTRMQLQGELQARGTYQRHYRNVFHAFITIGKVDGLAALQKGLAPALLYQFLMNGIRLGTYGLAEAGGYLHTAEGTLSPVRSAAAGALAGVTGAYLGSPIYMVKTHLQAQAATEIAVGHQYSHQGMFQALTKIGQKHGLVGLWRGSLGALPRVVVGSSTQLCTFSSTKDLITQWEIFPPQSWKVALAAAMISGIAVVLAMTPFDVVSTRLYNQPTDAQGKGLMYRGWLDALLQTVRTEGIFGMYKGIGASYFRLGPHTILSLFFWDQLRTLYYTYTK, from the exons ATGGACTTCTTGATGAGTGGCCTGGCAGCCTGCGGGGCCTGTTTGTTCACCAATCCCCTGGAAGTGGTGAAGACCAGGATGCAGCTGCAGGGAGAACTGCAGGCCCGCGGCACCTACCAACGGCACTACCGAAATGTCTTCCATGCCTTCATCACCATCGGCAAGGTGGATGGCCTGGCGGCCCTGCAGAagggcctggcccctgccctcttATACCAGTTCCTGATGAATGGCATCCGGCTGGGCACCTACGGGCTGGCTGAAGCTGGGGGCTACCTGCACACAGCTGAAGGCACCCTTAGCCCTGTCCGCAGCGCAGCAGCTGGGGCCCTGGCTGGGGTCACGGGAGCCTACTTGGGGAGCCCCATCTACATG GTGAAGACACACCTACAGGCACAGGCAGCCACAGAAATTGCTGTGGGGCACCAGTATAGCCATCAG ggcaTGTTTCAGGCACTAACCAAGATTGGCCAGAAACATGGTCTGGTGGGGTTGTGGCGTGGGTCCCTGGGCGCCCTGCCCCGAGTTGTCGTCGGTTCCTCCACCCAGCTGTGCACCTTCTCATCCACCAAGGACCTCATCACCCAGTGGGAG atATTTCCACCCCAGAGCTGGAAGGTGGCTCTGGCGGCTGCCATGATAAGTGGCATTGCAGTGGTCCTGGCCATGACACCCTTTGATGTGGTCAGCACAAGGCTCTACAACCAGCCCACAGATGCTCAGGGCAAG GGCCTCATGTACCGGGGGTGGCTGGATGCTCTGCTGCAGACGGTGCGGACAGAGGGCATTTTTGGCATGTACAAGGGTATAGGTGCCTCCTACTTCCGCCTTGGCCCCCACAccatcctctccctcttcttctgggaccagCTGCGCACGCTCTACTACACATACACCAAATAA
- the RANGRF gene encoding ran guanine nucleotide release factor, with amino-acid sequence MEPTRDYPLFGGAFSTTLPPGAIDVSDLRPVPDNQEVFCHRVTDQSLIVELLELQAHVQGEEAARYHFEDVGGVQEAKAVQVEAVQPLLLENLALRGCCQEAWILSGKQQVAKENQQVAKYVTLHQALLRLPQYQTDLLLTFNQPPPENRSSLGPENLSVPPWSLSDFEQLVTSLTLHDPNIFGPQ; translated from the exons ATGGAGCCCACGCGAGACTACCCACTGTTCGGGGGCGCCTTCTCCACCACTCTCCCTCCAGGGGCCATTGACGTAAG CGACCTCCGACCGGTCCCGGACAATCAAGAAGTTTTCTGCCATCGCGTGACAGACCAGAGCCTGATCGTGGAACTTCTGGAGCTGCAGGCCCACGTGCAGGGCGAAGAGGCTGCGCG GTACCATTTTGAGGATGTTGGTGGGGTGCAGGAGGCTAAGGCAGTGCAAGTGGAGGCTGTGCAGCCCCTCCTTTTGGAGAACCTGGCCCTGAGGGGCTGCTGTCAAGAAGCCTGGATCCTCTCTGGCAAGCAGCAGGTAGCTAAAGAAAACCAGCAG GTAGCAAAGTATGTGACACTGCATCAGGCCTTGCTGCGGCTGCCCCAGTATCAGACTGATCTCCTGCTCACCTTCAATCAGCCCCC ccctgAGAATAGGTCGTCTCTTGGCCCTGAAAATCTGTCAGTTCCACCCTGGAGCCTGAGTGATTTTGAACAGCTGGTGACCAGTCTGACCCTCCACGATCCCAACATCTTTGGTCCCCAGTAA